The DNA sequence gcatatgaattaaggcattgcctggacattttggtgtgctccttcccacttcatATATCTGTGCAATATTTGGCTTGGAGGCTGCCagggatacggatgcacccagcaagcaagtaagtggtgtgcggctaaACACTATTGTTGATCCACATTGtgctatccttcataaagccatgctgattgttgctcataatgccattcattaggacaaaattttgaatgtgatcccttaacaaaccttcaaataatttgcccaccacagatgtcagacttactggcctataattgccaagcTGAGAtcctaatccctttttaaatattggaataacatcagcttttctccaatccataggcaccataccagatgacagtgaatctgagaaaatcagaaataagggctggtctaaaactgaactaagctctcttagaacccggggtgtatgccatcaggccctggagccttgtttacattgatttgtattaaagctttttgaatcatatcctgagtcagccactgactagattgagctgaaccattcgtgcagttattaagtgagcctgggaactcacactcctctattgtatacacagaagaaaagaactgatttaacacatttgccttatctgtatctgttacaaccatactggtaccattatttaatggagcaacactctcaacctgcatctttttactattaatatatttaaaaaactttttagggttagttttcacctccaccgcaattaactcttcatttcttttcttagccttccggattgctgatttacaacatttattacagtgtttatattcattaaatgcagcttctgtccctacagatttgtagttattaaatgcctttctcttctttcccattaacttctttacttctgtattaagccacacaggatgattcttagagcttctacgtttagtccttaagggaataaattgagaacagtaatgatttaatatcattttaaaggacaaccatttctgttctgtgtttttagctgaaaacttaatgccccaatcaatactctgtagggcagccctcaaggcattaaaattagcttttgcaaaattcctGGTTtgtgttgccccagtatatattagttttttgcaccagacattaaatgatataacattatggtcactattacccaggggttcaatgacttgcacatttgctataagttctggctcattagagatcactagatccacaatagcattttttctggttggctcctcaacaacctgtgccataaaattgtcatgtaacagtttataaacttgttcccattaactgatctggcagtactgttgctccagtcaatatctggctaattaaaatcccccattatcattactttacctaaactagcagccttttctatttgcattaggagcttcgcctcctcctcgtcacttacattagggggtctatagtgacccctacaattaatttgctggattctttacaattggtgaagaactccacccataagacttctcccccctcattttctaacataacctcctcctttatattagatttaaatcctgcctaacatacagacatacccctcctccttttctattgcctctgtccctccgaaacaaagtatagccactgatatttactgcccagtcatgtgactcattcagccatgtttcggccacaccaatcacatcatattttccttccatcaccagcacctccagttctcccattttaccagtcagacttgttgcatttacaaacatacatttaatactggcaccatattgaacatatgacatgtgctcctccctatccttaacagtaacCCCAGCCAAacctcctcccccattttccctttctttgcccactatctcatctaacctgtcttccactgaatcttttattgaaccctcccccccacacctagtttaaaatctcctccaaccctctagccatcttctctcccaaaacagctgccccatcatcattgaggtgcccccatccctagcaaagagcctgtagccgactgaaaaatcggcccagttctccaaaaacccaaaaccctcctccctacaccaatcttttagccacgcattaatctccctacgctcccgctgtctccttagcgtttctcgtggctcaggtaatatctctgagaaaattaccttagaagtcctcgccctcagctttacacctagttttttaaaatcaaggacttcaccacctcctctaactttgtcattggtacctatgtgtaccaagaccgctgggtcttccccagccccttccaataatctgtccactcgttccaccacatgccgaaccctagcaccaggcaagcagcagactgttccaccacatgcagaaccctagcaccaggcaagcagcagactgttcggcatgtaggggccttgcgacagattcccctatccacctttctaataattgaatcccctataactaaaacctgtctttccttccttgcactccccccaccacccgtattagagccactgcctcccggggtgctccgagagtcagcctgctccatacacgctgacgtggaaatttttcatatttcgccATATGTCCGCCATCGATGCGGGATAAGTGTCTTAACGACCGACAtttgcacagtcgcccgatcattctgattcccatccgatttgtgttcatcaggcatgactgcagcatgtcgggtgtggcgccggttgggattgaggaatacggaccactgaacaaagatgtacttttacaagatcagtacaagccatgctaagatcactgtgtctgtgtatatgtatattaccgggggaagtgccttttgtcctggtgtcttttgtttgcctagggcagTCTACCTTTCCCCTCCCTCTTCTATGGAcgtgtctgtgtgctggttccaccaattgattcatagcataacatgctcattgattggatatattgtaaaaccaccttttgtcttggtgtataataaaccactggccattgtagagggaggcagaatactggaccccagctaagaacgactgctgtgacgttatttccgggggattgcgcaacatcaccacacgatacatcaaggtttccggatcgattgtccattaaggcaaaagatcatttaattcTACCACAACAGATGGCGAGCCTAATGCAGGTGGTTCAATTTTTCCCTTAATTTCAGCAGAATTAAAAGGGGCCATATTTTATTTTGGGCAGCAAAAAGGCCGGCATTGAGGtaagacatttttgttttgatactctcatatttgagaaagtttttgctgtctgcaaattgatttgtggtctctaggctgctggaatcaggtaaaaatctaccaaaagaaccttttgggtgtATGTGTGGTGTTTTTCAGTATTAACTTCCCAGGTACTGGTTGGGGCATATCTGCATAACTGCTGTGGGGTTTATTCGTTTATTTATTTAACCATAAGGGACTGTTATTGCCCCTGCTGGAGGATCTGTGAGTGATTCAGACCAGTGGAGGGAGTTTCTGTGTAAGTCGGGTGGTTGTAGGATAATCTTGTAGCAGCAGATATGGCCAACAGTATCTAGAGGGGATTTAGAATCATTgttattttcatttgtgtttgttttcggTCTGTCTACTAAgtggtgtttgttttaaaattgcgACTCTATAGGTTTCATCCTTGAGAAAATCTTTAGTTTGGGAggattgtattgcttttattattacaagtttcAATATTGGAGGTTGGGTAAGAATCCTACCAATCTGAATTACAAACCAAGTTTCTAGCCCTTGCTGAGCGCTGAACAGGGGGAGCCTACGCCATTTTGAAATAGCACATGTGCCAGTGCCCATTTTGTCTTTGTCTTTAAGCACATGTGCCAGCGGCCATGTTGTCTTAGGTTTTTGAAAAGGTATATTGGGATATTGGGGGGAGGTACATCCCCTGCATATAACCCTAACAGTTgttctattgtatataatagattttcatctttacatttcataacagcaaagttctctttgaactttttggaacattttttacatttttgttatacctCTCTGCTGTTCCCTGCAGTCTATTGACTCCTACTTCCTCCAGGATAGGGGGTTTTCCTAAGGAAGAGACCATCACATggtgttgtaattgtaattgtcctTTTGTGTGAGTGAAGGAAGAGTGTTGCATGATTTACAACATAAGGCTATATGTTAACTAGCTGTTTCTCTTGTTATACTCCTTGGTTTCctgctctctctctttattttcctctctttatctccatttctctcttttaaaacacttttgcttaCCCACTCTCTCTGTCTATAACTACCACACTAACGCATTGCCTTGCTTTTGGCTAGCCCTCTTTTCTGTTTTAATCTATTCTCAAACCAACACATTCTCTGTAGGTTTGGTTGGAAGACATCTTTTCCGTCATTGGAAGTCTGGTAGTGTAAGATAGCTGCTGTCTGCTTATGAAAGTTGCTGTTAGGAAGGAAATTCCTGTTAATTATGACCATAAGGGCTGTGCTGTGAAGTCAGACTGTATAGGGCGAAAAAAcagtgaactggttagctttttgGGAGGAGAAAAAGTGGGACAAGCCTACTCGGGTTCAATTGTCGCGTGagcttttttctcttttctcttcccctcgaggtccatcttaaaggagaaggaaaggcaaaggaTAAATAGGCCTCAAATCAATGGCCTTTACAAATAGTACTTACTCAGCCTTTGAAAATACTAATTTGCTCAATGGACAGTAAGCTGTTGCTCTTTAACGCAGACTGCAGTGGCAGAGTGGGGTGACGTCACGCTTCACAGAGGCATCTTGTTTCAGGCTGCCAGAGGCAGCCTCGATGTGCGGTGTACAATTAACACCCACTGCGCAAGTACAGTGGGCGCTTCCTTTCCCCAAGCCATGATGACGCGCATAGGAATTAGCATATGCGATCGTCATCATTGACCCCTCAGCACACGCCCCCTGACCAATCGCCTTACAGCGTCAAGTAACTATGGCAACGCTAGACCGTTAGCAAATATTCATTacccggttttctccagacagtcAGCATCAAGCGCTTGCGGTGCGCTGCGAGCTGATAAATATTCACTTTTACCAGGCTGAGAGCGGTGAGGAACAAAAGCTATGATAACATagcaacatataaaaatatatttatatattttacgatgaatattatatttgtacaactataataatatacttaataATCATACAGTTTATTAATCATACAGAGATCATTTGTTTGGCTTCATCAAGCAATTTTGAAGCATTATTGTTTAatcaatacttttatttttttaacaatctttaatatattattaatttaatgaTGTATTTCTCCTGATGTTGTGGTTATACAATTAATCAATGGCAAATTTAAATTCATAAACGGTTGGCTAAGTCAGCAATATGCTGAGTATAAATTTAATGTTTGATTAAACTATCATTACTTGCTGTtaggatatttttaaaaaaaattgtgggttttttttaaaacatttttttaagtacaatacagattttcaaaataaaataattcatcctTTGTTAATAATAGATACACAAATTCAAACTTCAATGATGTtccataattctatttttttttgttttcttagtaaaaaaaattgtgtatcacTACCTTCCTAATGTTATCCTATCCTGACTATACAGTTGGTGAGTCTGATGTTTATTCAGGCACATCAGTACTGTTTAATCACCTTAGACTGTTCCTGTATTGTATGCGTTCACAATGGTATCTATAGgctttagtagtagtagtactctTATTCAAAGCTTTTCAAAACGTCTAGTGTCTACAACTTTTTGCTTGTCTGAGGTTTGTTTAGGCTCTTTAGAAATGCAAATAAAGCTATGTGGATTGATCGCTGTATCTTTTGACTTAGACATAGTCTGTCTCAGTGTCTCTTTAATCCTTTTGATAACGTCTACAGACTAATCTAATTAGACTATTGTTCCTTAGAGTCTATTCATCATTTGtgaatgttaaaggaccagtaacataaaaaaatttattttgaaaattcgttaatatacaacaaaaaaaaaaacaccaacacaaattaaattttaaaatagcaaagcctttattaaaaaataacttacagaaagtccacttcctgtcctcttcagaaaaggctaccatccatcctgcagcattcgatttctcctccctggcttttcTAGTGGCAGCATTTGGCTTCTTCTCCTCCTTGATTCGGGGCCCAGCAGAttcttgaagaaagaagacaccctggCTTCCGTGGGTTCGCTGTTGTGCAGGAGCAAGGAAGGGTCGCTGTTGTGCAGGAGCATGGCTGTCTGCTTAGGGGCAGCCATATGCGTAAACAGAGTCTCTGAAGGCACAAGGGAAAATCCCCAGCCGGCCCCAGCCCTCCCCTCTGTCCTCTTCCCCAGCTCTGACGAGGAGCCGCCGTTTGGGAAGCTGCGCACAATGCTGCCAGTAGAGACACATGCGCTCGTGCCGGCCCCAGCCCTCCCCTCTGTCTTCTTCCCAAGCGCTGACAAGGAGCTGCTGCTGTGGAAGCTGCGCACAATGCTGCCAGTAGAGACACATGCGCTCGTGATCTATAGGCAGCTCTGGAATGCACCCACCAGGGAGATGAAgagagcggaggagggaagccgatgcacGGGGAAGGAGagacgctgctgctgctggacgtcagtgaggagccagggaggagaaatcgatcgatgcagtgtggatggtcgccttttcgccgtttctgaagaggacaggaagtggattttctgtaagttatttcttaataaaggctttgctttttaaaagtttcatttgtcttggtgtttattttttgttgtgcactaacgaatttttaaacatttttttttaaggttactggtcctttaacttgaCTTAAATTGAAGTGTACcttggtgttatataaataatgcacctatataatatttgaatttatatttgccacttttaaaaaattatgcaatctaaaatccataatttttatttttagtcaaAATCATTTATAgagtatttctttttaatatgatTATATTAATTTCATGAAGCCACAATTTGATGTGTTTATAGTAAATCAACTGATTAAATTTATTACACTAAcatacaatttattaaaatatgttacACAGGAAGTACATTCTGCATTTATTgatctaacttttttttataactattttattactacttgatatataacatgtatttaattaatttaattaattcataatttatttattataattcgaacaactaatattttttaattttctgcaaTGAACTAATGCTAACATTATAGTTTAGTGTTGAAATTGTGGAGGGAAGTCATACTTTAACTGTTGGCACAAAGTCCAATCAAAAGTCCCAATCACTACAACTAAAAGTTCAtggaaaatcatgtttttttcaaaacacatcagttaatagtgctactccagcagaattctgcactggattccgtttctcaaaagagcaaacagatttttttttatattcagtttagaaatctgacatggggctagacattttattgatttcccagctgcccctggtcatgtgacttgtgcctgcacattaggagagaaatgctttctggcaggctgttgtttctcctactcaatgtaactgaatgtgtctcagtgggacctggattttactattgagtgttgttcttagatctaccaggcagctgttatcttgtgttagggagctgctatctggttaccttcccattgttctgttgttaggctgctggggggggggaggaaggggtgatatatctccaacttgcagtactgcactAAAGATTTTTAAAACGAATTTTGgacaaatctgtttgctatttgtAAGTCATATCGGTATTTGACTTATTAGTGAAAACATAGTTGTgtttgaacattttatttcaataactaaacattttcaattgtattatattcaaaaaaaaaaaaggatgactATTTCAATTTTAttgagaatgattttttttttttctttcagtacaTCAAAATCATGCCTAAATGTATTGTTAACGGATGCCCTCATCGTAGTGGTCAAAAATTATTGTACCCTGATGTTGTGCTCCATCCCTTCCCGAAAAATATCGAAAGAATCAAAAATTGGCTTTTGCAAACAGGACAGCACGCTGAGGATCTGGAACCACTTGCCCAAAGAATTCTTCTTGGCTGGAAAACTTCCAACTTCAGAATGTGTTCTAAGCATTTCACAGAAGAATCTTACACACAAAGTGGctcaaaaagaattttaaaaaataatgccgtTCCAACAGTATTCGAAAATGTACATGTTCCAGTGACAACTGTCATAACAGTACCAACAACTCCATCTGCAATCCCATCAGCCAAAAGAAGAAGAGTGGATGATGAGCAACCAACAACCTCTTCAACAATAATAAGAGCGGTGTCTAGACTATCAACTATAGCAACACAGACTGATCCAACTATGAATACAAATAACGTCGCGTGTATGGCATGTACAATATGCAAAAATTGTTCTACTCAAACAAAACGCATTATTACTAAAGAAATTGCTACCCAAAGTGGAGATGAGTATATTGCAGCTGATGTAgttcaaattcacaaagatcatCTTTACCCAGTTTCATTCTCAACTCCCTCTAAACCTATTGACAAGCCAATTGATATTCTGTCACCCATCCAATCGTCGGTTACACCGAGCAACATCATATCAACACCAAGAGCAGAAACGTCTAGCATTACAGCCGATTCATTTATTCTATCCTCACCCTCATTTGTAGAACCCAAAGATTCTACATTTGACATTGAAAGACTTTCATCATCAGATGATACCAGTAGTGGAAATGACACAATTAAACAGTCTGAGGAACAAGCATTCTCAACAgataagtttcaatcaaaaaagaAATTTATTATCTACGACAACAAATTGGATGAATTGTT is a window from the Xenopus laevis strain J_2021 chromosome 6L, Xenopus_laevis_v10.1, whole genome shotgun sequence genome containing:
- the LOC121394769 gene encoding uncharacterized protein LOC121394769 isoform X3, with amino-acid sequence MAVCLGAAICVNRVSEGTRENPQPAPALPSVLFPSSDEEPPFGKLRTMLPVETHALVPAPALPSVFFPSADKELLLWKLRTMLPVETHALVIYRQLWNAPTREMKRAEEGSRCTGKERRCCCWTSVRSQGGEIDRCSVDGRLFAVSEEDRKWIFLHQNHA
- the LOC121394769 gene encoding uncharacterized protein LOC121394769 isoform X1 translates to MVAFSPFLKRTGSGFSYIKIMPKCIVNGCPHRSGQKLLYPDVVLHPFPKNIERIKNWLLQTGQHAEDLEPLAQRILLGWKTSNFRMCSKHFTEESYTQSGSKRILKNNAVPTVFENVHVPVTTVITVPTTPSAIPSAKRRRVDDEQPTTSSTIIRAVSRLSTIATQTDPTMNTNNVACMACTICKNCSTQTKRIITKEIATQSGDEYIAADVVQIHKDHLYPVSFSTPSKPIDKPIDILSPIQSSVTPSNIISTPRAETSSITADSFILSSPSFVEPKDSTFDIERLSSSDDTSSGNDTIKQSEEQAFSTDKFQSKKKFIIYDNKLDELLRIVRCQHNVDPPCQAPIVDFQKTEDGSMLTVKLYCFKWSPFSVVELATCIRKDISRKC
- the LOC121394769 gene encoding uncharacterized protein LOC121394769 isoform X2 yields the protein MPKCIVNGCPHRSGQKLLYPDVVLHPFPKNIERIKNWLLQTGQHAEDLEPLAQRILLGWKTSNFRMCSKHFTEESYTQSGSKRILKNNAVPTVFENVHVPVTTVITVPTTPSAIPSAKRRRVDDEQPTTSSTIIRAVSRLSTIATQTDPTMNTNNVACMACTICKNCSTQTKRIITKEIATQSGDEYIAADVVQIHKDHLYPVSFSTPSKPIDKPIDILSPIQSSVTPSNIISTPRAETSSITADSFILSSPSFVEPKDSTFDIERLSSSDDTSSGNDTIKQSEEQAFSTDKFQSKKKFIIYDNKLDELLRIVRCQHNVDPPCQAPIVDFQKTEDGSMLTVKLYCFKWSPFSVVELATCIRKDISRKC